The genomic stretch CCCCACCTTCAACGCCATCATCGACGGCATCTGAAAGGCGCCAGGCAAGGAATGGTTTTGACACGACCGGCTCAATGACACCTGCGAGGCCGGTTCACCCACCTTCCACCTCCACGGAAAGCCGGGTGATGGGGTCAGGCCAGTTCGGCGACGCCGGGGCCGTCGTGGGCCTCGATGCGTCCCAGCACCCAGGCGTCAATTCCCCGCGACCCCAGCAGCGCGGCGGCTGTGTCCACGCTGGTCTCGGGCAGGATCGCGACCATGCCAACACCCATGTTGAGGGTGGCCTCGATGTCGGCCTGCGAGACCCGACCCACCTGCTGCACGAGCCGAAAGATCGCGGGCGGAGTCCAGGAGTCGCGTTCCAGCCGGGCCCTCCGGCCCGCCGGGATCACGCGCGCCAGATTGTTGGCCAGCCCACCGCCCGTGATGTGGCTGAAGGCGTGGCATTCCACCTCGCGGATCAGCGCGAGGACGTCGAGGGCGTAGACCCTGGTCGGGGTCAGCAGCTCCTCACCGAGGGTGCGGCCCAGTTCGTCGACGTGCCTGTCCAGCCGCCAACCGGCCTGTTCCAGCAGCACGTGCCGCACCAGTGAGTAGCCGTTGGAGTGCAGCCCGGAGGAGGCCATCGCCAGCACCACGTCGCCGGTCTCGACGCGGTCGGCACCGAGGATGGCGTCGCGTTCCACGACCCCGGTGGTCGCGCCCGCGACGTCGTACTCATTCGGGCCGAGCAGCCCGGGGTGTTCGGCGGTCTCCCCGCCGACCAGGGAGCAGCCCGCCGCGACACAGGCGTCGGCGATGCCCGAGACGATGGCGGCGATCCGTTCGGGAACCACCTTGCCGCAGGCGATGTAGTCGGTGACGAACAGCGGTTCGGCGCCGCAGACCACCAGGTCGTCGACGAGCATGCCGACCAGGTCGAAACCGATGGTGTCGTGGCGGTCGAGGGCCTGAGCGATGGCGACCTTCGTGCCCACCCCGTCGGTGGAGGTCGCCAGCACCGGATGGGTGTATCCCTTCAACGCCGAGGCGTCGAAAAACCCGGCGAAACCGCCGAGCCCGCCCAGCACCTCGGGTCGGCGGGTGCGGGCCACGGATGCCTTCATGAGTTCGACGGCGCGGTCACCGGCCTCGATGTCGACTCCGGCGGCGGCGTAGGCGGACTGGCTCATTTCTCCTCCAGGTGAAGCAGCTCGGCCTGGTCCTTCGGGACCGCTATCGGATAGCGGCCGTCGAAGCAGGCACGGCAGAGTTCGGCGGCGGGACGATGGGTGGCCTCGGTGAGGGCGTCGAGGGAGATGTAGCCCAGGGAATCGGCCCCCAGCGACCGGCAGATCTCGTCGACCCTCAGCCCGGGCGCGATGAGCTCGGCGCGGGTGGCGAAGTCGATGCCGTAGAAGCAGGGCCACTCCACGGGCGGCGAGGAGATGCGCACGTGCACCTGCTTCGCCCCGGCCTCGCGGAGCATGCGCACCAGGGCCCGTTGGGTGTTGCCGCGGACGATGGAGTCGTCGACCACCACGAGTCGTTTGCCCGCGATGACCTCCTTCAACGGGTTCAGTTTCAACCGGATGCCGAGCTGCCGGATGGTCTGACTGGGTTGGATGAACGTGCGACCCACGTAGGCGTTCTTCACCAGTCCGAGGCCGAACGGGATTCCGGAGGCCTCCGCGTATCCGACGGCTGAGGGAGTGCCGGAGTCGGGGGTGGGGATCACCAGGTCGGCCTCGACGGGGTGTTCGCGGGCGAGGATACGACCGATCTCGACACGGGTGGCGTGGACGCTGCGCCCCGCGATGGTGGTGTCGGGGCGGGCCAGATAGACGTACTCGAACAGGCAGCCCTTCGGTGTGGCCTCGGCGAAACGCCGGCTGCGCAGACCTGCCTCGTCGATGGCGATGAATTCGCCGGGCTCCACCTCCCGGACGAAACTGGCCCCCACGATGTCCAGGGCGGCGGTCTCGGAGGCCACCACCCAGCCGGTGGCGAGCCTCCCCAGGACGAGGGGACGCACGCCCTGCGGGTCGCGGGCGGCAAACAGCGTCGTCTCGTTGATGAAGGTCAGGCAGAAGGCCCCCCGCAGCCTGGGCAGCACCGTCATGGCGACCTGTTCGATCGGTTCGGTTCCGAACGAGGCCATGAGCGCGGTCACCAGCGAGGTGTCGTTGGTGGAGTCCATGGTCTTCTTCTCGGGGACCCGCTGGTCGGGGTCGAGTTCGCGAAGCCAGGCCTCCAGCTCGTGGGTGTTGGTGAGGTTGCCGTTGTGGGCCAGCGCCAGGCCGCCGTTGCGGGTGGCGCGGAAGGTCGGCTGGGCGTTGTGCCACACGGACGCGCCGGTGGTGGAGTAGCGGGTGTGGCCGATGCCGAGCCTTCCGCGCAGGGAGGTGAGGGTGGCCTCGTCGAAGACCTGGGAGACCAGCCCCATGTCCTTGAACACGGTGATCCGTTTCCCCGTGGAGACCGCGATGCCGGCGGATTCCTGGCCGCGGTGTTGGAGAGCGAAGAGCCCGTAGTAGGTCAGCTGGGCCACGTCCTCGGATGGGGCAAAGACCCCGAAGACACCACAGGCGTCCTTCGGGCCGTGGTCGATGGGATCGAGATCGAGAGACAGTCGGCCATCAGGTCGGAGCACCGGCTCAGCTTATCGCGGGTTCGTCAGTAACCCACATCACCGAGAACGCCCCCGAACGAGGCCCTGGGCCGACAAGCCGGACCACAGCCACTCATCCCCAGCCCCACGACCCGGCAGGGTTCCAGGCACTTTGCCGGAATCCCGCGCCCTATCTGATCCGGATGCCAAACAGCTTCTGCATCACACGAGTGACCTGTTCCCCAAAAGTTGACATCCGCTCGGCATGCTGGCGATAGCCTCATATTTTTGAATCAGGTCGGCACAGGGTCGGCCAAAGAAAAAAGGAGCAACAATGTCCGACATGAATTTCCTGAAGGAAGTCGCTGATCACGAGCTCTCGCAGTCCGAGAAAACCCAGGCTGGCGGCCTCTGGACCGTCCCGGGTACCCGCACCATCGGCGCTGTCTGCACCATTTCTTGGGAGTGCCACGGCTTCATTTGCGGCTGGCGCTAGTGACCCAGCGAAATGACTCTACCGACGGTGGGGTGTGAGAGCATTCTCATCCCCACCGTCACTCACCATCACACAGGAGCCTATTCATGCAATCGACAGTTTACGCAGCATTTCCGGAACTGAACTCTGCCGAGGTCGACGCACTTCTGCATAAAAATCGCGCCGCCGATGCGCTGGCCGACCTCATGTCGCGGACCACGGGGGCGACCGCGGTCACGTGCTGCCCACCGGAACTGCTCCAGCAGGCTCTTGAGCTGCTGCCCACCACGGACTCCCCGGAACCCATCCCCTTCTTCGAGGCAACCCTGGCGGTAGCGCACGAGGATCTGGCTTGCCTCCTCGGCCAGCTGAGAGACCATGAGCTCCTGTCGCATCCCCACGACACGCTGCGTTCCGTCCTCACGGCAACGGTCTCGCAGATGCAGAATGTCCTGCTCAGGGCGCAGATCCAGCTCGCCTCGGAACACCGGCTCCCCGATGACCAGATCACGTGCCGAACGGCCGAATACACACGCCTGTCCACCTTCCTGGCTTCCAAGCACGGTCTGCGGCTGTTCCAGGAACGCTTCCCGGTTGCCGTGCACATCGCACGCAACATCGTGCGTCGTCGCACCGATTTCATTCTCCAACTGCTCGATCACACAGCATCAGATCTACCATTTCTCCACGAACTCGGAGTCGGGAACGACGTCAAGGTCGCCAACATCTCCTTGGGTGAAGGAGATTCTCACCACGGAAAATCCGTTTCCATTCTGACGTTCTCCGACAAATCCAGGGTCGTGTACAAGCCGAGATCCTTGGCGAACGATCAGGCTTTCTCACTTTTCCAGAAGCATCTCCAGGACATCACCGGAAATGCCAAATTTCTCTCATGCAGGGTCATTGACAGCGGTGATCACGGCTGGGCCGAATACGTGACCGATGCCCAAGAAACCAAGTTCGATGACCCAGAGGCCCTCGGAAATTTCGCGGCAACGATCCAGCTCCTTGGAATCTCGGATGTCCATTTCGAGAACGTCCGATTCCGGGACGGAATCCCAATTCTCACGGACACCGAGACCCTTTTCTCCAGCGTCCTGGAATCCAGCAGGAATCCGCTCGGCCCTGCCGCACGCGCCCTGAGCCAGCTGGTGACGACCTCCGGATTCTTTCCCTCACCCTTGATAGTGCCCCACAAACGCAATCCCGTCTTCGTGGACGTCGGGGTCCTGGGGCAGCGTCGTCCCACCGGCAGCGGCGAACGATCCCTGACCCTTCGCGACCCCTTCACGTCAGACATGCGTATCGAGCCCTCCGGCGTCTCGGAGTCCCCGGAGGAATCGCCGCCGGAGAGATTCGTCGCCAAGGATTTCATCGACGCCGTCTGCCGTTCCTTCCGGCTGACTCTCACAGCGGCCCTATCCGACACCCCGGCGCTGCTCGCCTTCATTCGACGCACTTTCGCCGACGTGACTGTCCGCAGTGTCGCCGCCGACACGATCCGTTACTCAAAGGCGTTGGAGCTCGCCACCAACGCCGCGTGCCTCAGCGACCCCGAGCTCCTGTTGGCCGCGCTCTCACGGGTCGGCGTCTTTCGAGATGACGTCCCCGCCCCCCTTCTCGCCTCGGAATTGAGGCAGCTCGCACAGTGGGACACCCCCGCCTTCGTCGTAGCGGCAACCGGTACGGACCTACTGTCAGGGGACGAGGTGGTCCTACCCGATGCGATGACCGCATCCCCGCTCGACTCGATCACGAATGCGTTGGAACGAATCGACGAGAATTTCATCGAACTCAGCGAATGGTTGATCCAGGTGTCCTTCGCCCCGTACTACGAAGAGGACACCGAGGGCACCGCATTCCGGTTCAGCAACTCAGTCGCCCCCGGAACCGCCACACCCACACGTCACTCCTGGGATGCGTTGAATCTCGGATTCGTGGGCGGCGAGAACGAGTTCACCCCAACGTGGCTGGGAGCGCGCCTGAGCGACACCGCCCACCAGTACTGGTATCCCCACGAACTCAGCATCGACGCATATGCAGGGTCCAGCGGAGTGGCCCTGGCATCGGCCCATGTGGATGGCTCCACGACCCGGGCGGACGATTTCTTCCGCCAGCTGGTGAACAAACTCCAACAGGCCGACCTGTTGGATCCCCGCTTCACGCGCGGCGCCCTGGCGGGAACCGAGTCCGCTCTCTGGGCCGCTGACTGCTACGCACAATTGGTGAATGATGCCGCGTTGGCCGGGCAGGCACGCCAGTTGCTTCGCACTCTGGCGGCGGCTCCCTCGAACGGGTACGACATCGTGGCCGGGGATGCAGGCATGGTGCTTTTGATGACCAACCTGGTCGCGAACCCGCTCAATGACTCGGAGCAGTCGTTGGCAGCTCTTCGGATAGTCTCCCGGAGGCTCGCGGACTGGGTTCTTTCAGACAGGAAACCCATGTCCTTGACCGGGTACGCCCACGGCACCGCAGGGGTCGGGGCCGCACTGGCCTTGGCCACCCCTCTCGTCCGATCCAGCAAGGTCGACTCGGCGGCACGCGCCGTCCTGATCTCGCTCCTCGACGAACGAGATCCACGGACAGGGTTGTGGCCCATCGGGACGGACCACAAGTTCAAGGGTCGGGGATGGTGCTCCGGCAGCCCGGGATTGCTCTTGGCACTGGCCCAGATCCACTCCACGGGACGTTTCGATGACCATCACCTGGAGCCCACAATC from Arachnia propionica encodes the following:
- the purM gene encoding phosphoribosylformylglycinamidine cyclo-ligase codes for the protein MSQSAYAAAGVDIEAGDRAVELMKASVARTRRPEVLGGLGGFAGFFDASALKGYTHPVLATSTDGVGTKVAIAQALDRHDTIGFDLVGMLVDDLVVCGAEPLFVTDYIACGKVVPERIAAIVSGIADACVAAGCSLVGGETAEHPGLLGPNEYDVAGATTGVVERDAILGADRVETGDVVLAMASSGLHSNGYSLVRHVLLEQAGWRLDRHVDELGRTLGEELLTPTRVYALDVLALIREVECHAFSHITGGGLANNLARVIPAGRRARLERDSWTPPAIFRLVQQVGRVSQADIEATLNMGVGMVAILPETSVDTAAALLGSRGIDAWVLGRIEAHDGPGVAELA
- the purF gene encoding amidophosphoribosyltransferase; the encoded protein is MLRPDGRLSLDLDPIDHGPKDACGVFGVFAPSEDVAQLTYYGLFALQHRGQESAGIAVSTGKRITVFKDMGLVSQVFDEATLTSLRGRLGIGHTRYSTTGASVWHNAQPTFRATRNGGLALAHNGNLTNTHELEAWLRELDPDQRVPEKKTMDSTNDTSLVTALMASFGTEPIEQVAMTVLPRLRGAFCLTFINETTLFAARDPQGVRPLVLGRLATGWVVASETAALDIVGASFVREVEPGEFIAIDEAGLRSRRFAEATPKGCLFEYVYLARPDTTIAGRSVHATRVEIGRILAREHPVEADLVIPTPDSGTPSAVGYAEASGIPFGLGLVKNAYVGRTFIQPSQTIRQLGIRLKLNPLKEVIAGKRLVVVDDSIVRGNTQRALVRMLREAGAKQVHVRISSPPVEWPCFYGIDFATRAELIAPGLRVDEICRSLGADSLGYISLDALTEATHRPAAELCRACFDGRYPIAVPKDQAELLHLEEK
- the lanM gene encoding type 2 lanthipeptide synthetase LanM, which translates into the protein MQSTVYAAFPELNSAEVDALLHKNRAADALADLMSRTTGATAVTCCPPELLQQALELLPTTDSPEPIPFFEATLAVAHEDLACLLGQLRDHELLSHPHDTLRSVLTATVSQMQNVLLRAQIQLASEHRLPDDQITCRTAEYTRLSTFLASKHGLRLFQERFPVAVHIARNIVRRRTDFILQLLDHTASDLPFLHELGVGNDVKVANISLGEGDSHHGKSVSILTFSDKSRVVYKPRSLANDQAFSLFQKHLQDITGNAKFLSCRVIDSGDHGWAEYVTDAQETKFDDPEALGNFAATIQLLGISDVHFENVRFRDGIPILTDTETLFSSVLESSRNPLGPAARALSQLVTTSGFFPSPLIVPHKRNPVFVDVGVLGQRRPTGSGERSLTLRDPFTSDMRIEPSGVSESPEESPPERFVAKDFIDAVCRSFRLTLTAALSDTPALLAFIRRTFADVTVRSVAADTIRYSKALELATNAACLSDPELLLAALSRVGVFRDDVPAPLLASELRQLAQWDTPAFVVAATGTDLLSGDEVVLPDAMTASPLDSITNALERIDENFIELSEWLIQVSFAPYYEEDTEGTAFRFSNSVAPGTATPTRHSWDALNLGFVGGENEFTPTWLGARLSDTAHQYWYPHELSIDAYAGSSGVALASAHVDGSTTRADDFFRQLVNKLQQADLLDPRFTRGALAGTESALWAADCYAQLVNDAALAGQARQLLRTLAAAPSNGYDIVAGDAGMVLLMTNLVANPLNDSEQSLAALRIVSRRLADWVLSDRKPMSLTGYAHGTAGVGAALALATPLVRSSKVDSAARAVLISLLDERDPRTGLWPIGTDHKFKGRGWCSGSPGLLLALAQIHSTGRFDDHHLEPTISLLVDATKRDCFGGNISLCHGDVGNLWILRHVASLTQDDHLAEDVTRASRRYLREVLPRELTKSTRNSISHSLMGGTGGAALFEASMDETRPAVRSPLWLA